gtgtgtgtgtgtgtgtgtgtgtgtgtgtgtgtgtgtgtgtgtgtgtgtgtgtgtgtgtgtgtgtgtgtgtgtgtgtccagtttgtgagtgtctgtgtgtgtgtgagtgtttgagtgtgtgtgtccagtgtgtgtgtgtgtgtgtgtgtgtgtgtgtgtgtgtgtgtgtgtgtgtgtgtgtgtgtgtgtgtgtgtgtgtgtgtgtgtgtgtgtgtgtgtgtgtccagtgtgtgagagattgagagatttACACTGCACTgaactcactgaacacacacaactttgtccacatacagacaggacacacacacacacacacacacagtcagcatATAACTTTGTCCAAGTGGTGGTTAGAATGTTTGTCTTAACTAGCCTGATAAGTCAAACATGTCTGATATGAACATTGACATAAACCCTCTACATACTTGAGTTTCTCCAGTCTGCAGTGTGGATcctccagtccagcagagagcagtctGACCCCTGAGTCTCCCGGGTGATTGTAtctcaggtccagctctctcaggtgtgaggggtttgactccagagctgagaccagagaagcacagccttcctctgtgactccacagcctgacagcctgcaaAGAGTCAAATCATTTTAAAATCACACTGATATTCTTTGGTGGTGAAAATAGTTTCAGTATATTTTTTCAACATATTCAGATATATCAGTGTCCTGAAACCTTCCATATCTATTCATAAATGAATGTATCATTATTATAAATGACAAATTATCAAAGTATTGCTTGAAGAGAGAAAAATGTATAGTACAAATATTATAGTAGACTGACCAGAGCAGTTTAAAAAGCAGTATCAGTCAGAAGACAGtgaggtaagtcgctctggataagagcgtctgctaaatgacttaaatgtaaatgtaaatgtaggtatcagatttagattgtatcgagtatacagtccacaccatatctatttagacagtgaggtatcagatttagattgtattgagtatacagtccacaccatatctatttagacagtgaggaatcagatatagattgtattgagtatacagtccacaccatatctatttagacagtgaggaatcagatatagattgtattgagtatacagtccacaccatatctatttagacagtgaggtatcagatttagattgtattgagtatacagtccacaccatatctatttagacagtgaggtatcagatttagattgtattgagtatacagtccacaccatatctatttagacagtgaggtatcagatttagattgtattgagtatacagtccacaccatatatatttagacagtgaggaatcagatttagattgtattgagtatacagtccacaccatatctatttagacagtgaggtatcagatttagattgtattgagtatacagtccacaccatatctatttagacagtgaagcTAACTGTGGCTCTATTCTCcaacattttggatttgagatcaaatgtttcatatgaggtgacagtatataatgtcaccttttatttgagggtattttcatacatatctgtttcaccatttaaaaataaaagcactttatgtatctagtccccctaTTTGAATAAGTAAGTTATAATTATTCTGACCaattcacttatagtgtattaaattagtcaaaagtttagtatttggtcccaacCTTGTTTATAGCATTTTTAGTATGTTTTGGGTTATGTTTTAGTAACTGAATGGTGGATGATGACAGGACTCATTTTACTTCTAAGTGAGTAGAGGTTTCTAAAGACTACTAAATTAATCCTGATTATGTCTTGATAAGGAAAAATCATGAATGAATCAAgaataataatgagtgagaaaattacagaggctacaacaaaacatgctaacctctcaccattaccaataacagagactacaacaaaacatactaacctctcaccattaccaataacagaggctacaacaaaacacgctaacctctcaccattaccaataacagaggctacaacaaaacatgctaacctctcaccattaccaataacagagactacaacaaaacatgctaacctctcaccattgccAACGACAGAGGCTACAACAGTACATAATAACCTctaaccattaccaataacagaggctacaacaaaacatggtaatctctcaccattaccaataacagaggctacaacaaaacatactaacctctcaccattaccaataacagagactacaacaaaacatgctgacctctcaccattaccaataacagactacaacaaaacatgctgacctctcaccattaccaattacagagactacaacaaaacatgctaacctctcaccattaccaataacagaggctacaacaaaacatgctaacctctcaccattaccaataacagagactacaacaaaacatgctaacctctcaccattaccaataacagagactacaacaaaacatgctgacctctcaccattaccaataacagactacaacaaaacatgctgaactctcaccattaccaattacagagactacaacaaaacatgctaacctctcaccattaccaataacagaggctacaacaaaacatgctaacctctcaccattaccaataacagagactacaacaaaacatgctaacctctcaccattaccaataacagtctacaacaaaacatggtaatctctcaccattaccaataacagagtcTACAACaacacatgctaacctctcaccattaccaataacagtctacaacaaaacatggtaatctctcaccattaccaataacagagactacaacaaaacatgctaacctctcaccattaccaacgACAGAGGCTACAACAGAACATGctgacctctcaccattaccaaaaacagaggctacaacgaaacatgctaacctctcaccattaccagtaacagagactacaacaaaacatgctaacctctcaccattaccaataacagaggctacaacagaACATGctgacctctcaccattaccaaaaacagaggctacaacagaacatgctaacctctcaccattaccaataacagaggctacaacaaaacatgctaacctctcaccattaccaataacagaggctacaacaaaacacgctaacctctcaccattaccaataacagaggctacaacgaaacatgctaacctctcaccattaccagtaacagagactacaacaaaacatgctaacctctcaccattaccaacgACAGAGGCTACAACAGTACATACTAACCTctaaccattaccaataacagaggctacaacaaaacatgctaacctctcccaattaccaataacagagactacaacaaaacatgctaacctctcaccattaccaataacagaggatacaacaaaacatgctaacctctcaccattaccaataacagaggctacaacaaaacatgctaacctctcaccattaccaataacagagccTACAACagaacatactaacctctcacctttaacctcaaataaaaggtgacattctgtactgtctccTAATATGAAACATtatatctcaaatccaaaatgctggagcagAGCACCACATTTAAAACTATAAACCTCACTGTCCAAACACATATGGTGTGGACTAtgtgtgtctggtaaacacatgtgtATCTGGTGAACAGTTATCACTTGTTGACCAACTACAGGAATACTGACCTCAGAGTCTCCAGTTTACAGTGGGGATtccccagtccagcagagagcagcttcactcctgaatccttcaggtcattgttacgcaggtccagctctctcaggtgtgaggggtttgactccagagctgagaccagagaagcacagccttcctctgtgactccacagcctgacagcctgacaAAGAGATCATCATGACTTCACAAACACACTGTTAATTTAACACCAGTAGTGTAGAAGGACAATGGCAGATGCATTTGGTTTATTCTCTCAAACAACATATAGATTAATCTTCCGTCTCCTATAATTGTATGGTCATATTGTTATACTAATGTGAAAATCAATGAATTTATTCAATATGTTTTACAATATAATATTATACACATATTATAATACATATTTGTCTCTAAACTGAATCTTTCTTCCTGATGATTAGTTCTTATATGTCATTTTATTTACTCACAGAACAGCTCTGGAGGCTTTGACCACTGGCAGCAGCCTCAGAAGACCTTCCTCTgatctggagtatttcttcagGTCAAACACATCCAGCTCCTTTTCTGAAGTCAGCAACACAAAGACCAGAGCTGACCACTGTGCAGGTGACAGGTTGGGTTTTGAGAGACTTCCTGAGCTCAGGTATCTTTGGATCTCCTCCACTAGAGAATGGTCATTCAGTTCATTcagacagtggaacagattgaTGCTCCTCTCTGGAGAGAGATCCTCCGCGATCTTCTCCTTGATGTACTTGACTGTTTCTTCATGGCTCTGTGAGCTGCTTCTTGTCTTTGTCAGTAGACCTCGTAAGTGTTTCTGATTGGACTCCAGTGAGAGGCCCAGAAGGAAGCGGAGGAAAAGGTCCAGGTTTCCTGTCTCACTTTGTAAGGCTTTATCCACAGCACTCTTGTAGAAAGCAACTTCAGGCTCGTCTTTTGTTTGCAGTTTGTCCATTAGATTCTCATTGTTGTTGATGAATGAGAGGATCACATATACAGCAGCCAGAAACTCCTGAATGCTCAGATGAACAAAGCAGTACACCTTGTCCTGGTACAGCCCACATTCCTCTTTAAAGAGCTGTGTGCACAATCCTGAGTACACGGAGGCTTCATTAACATCAATGCCAGCCTCTTTCAGGTCTTCTTCATAGAAAATCAGATTGCCTTTCACAAGCTGTTGAAAAGCCAGTTTTCCCAGTGACAGAATGCTCTCTTTATTCCAGTGTAGACCTGTCTCTTCTTTCCCATGATACTTTTCATTCTTCTGTTTGGTATGAAACTCCACAAGGTGTGTGTACATCTCAGTCAGAGTCTTGggcatctcttctctcttatgTTCcagagacaaacagcatctacacaaacagccacctgaactactgtcctacagagacaaacagcatctacacaaacagccacctgaactactgtcctacagagacaaacagccacctgaactactgtcctacaaagacaaacagtcacttgaactactgtcctacagagacaaacagccacctgaactactgtcctacaaagacaaacagcatctacacaaacagccacctgaactactgtcctacaaagacaaacagccacctgaactactgtcctacagagacaaacagccacctgatctactgtcctacaaagacaaacagcatctacacaaacagccacctgaactactgtcctacaaagacaaacagcatctacacaaacagccacctgaactactgtcctacaaagacaaacagcatctacacaaacagccacctgaactactgtcctacaaagacaaacagtcacctgaactactttttcaaatcaaatcatatcaaattgtatttgtcacatacacatggttagcagatgttagtgcgagtgtagtgaaatggttgtgcttctagttccaacaatgcagtaataaccaacaagtaatctagctaacaattccaaaactactaccttatagacacaagtgtaaggggataaggaatctgtacataaggatatatgaatgagtgatggtacagagcggcataggcaagatacagtagatggtattgagtgcagtatatacatatgagatgagtatgtaaacaaagtggcatagttaaagtggctagtgatacatgtattacataaggatgcagtagatgatatagagtacagtatatatacgtatgcatatgagattaataatgtagggtatgtaaacattatattaggtagcattgtttaaagtggctagtgttttacataatttcccatcaattcccattattaaagtggctggagttgagtcagtgtgttggcagcagccactcaatgttagtggtggctgtttaacagtctgatggccttgagatagaagctgtttttcagtctctcggtcccagctttgatgcacctgtactgacctcgccttctggatgatagcggggtgaacaggcagtggctcgggtggttgatggccttgatgatctttatggccttcctgtgacatcgggtggtgtaggtgtcctggagggcaggtagtttgtgtacgccgaggaacttaaaacttactaccctctccactactgttccatcgatgtggataggggggtgttccctctgctgtttcctgaagtccacaatcatctccttagttttgttgacgttgagtgtgaggttattttcctgacaccacactccgagagccctcacctcctccctgtaggccgtctcgtcgttgttggtaatcaagcctaccactgttgtgtcgtccgcaaacttgatgattgagttggaggcgtgcgtggccacgcagtcgtgggtgaactactgtcctacaaagacaaacagccacctgaactactgtcctacaaagacaaacagcatctacacaaacagccacccgaacaactgtcctacaaagacaaacagcatctacacaatcagccacctgaactactgtcctacaaagacaaacagcatctacacaaacagccacctgaactactgtcctacaaagacaaaccgcatctacacaaacagccacctgaactactgtcctacaaagacaaacagcatctacacaaatagccacctgaactactgtcctacaaagacaaacagcatctacacaaacaaccacatgaactactgtcctacagagacaaacagccacctgaactactgtcctacaaagacaaacagcatctacataAACAGTGAATCTGAGAAAAATGGCTTTAAAGTTTGTTTCCTAGTCCAGGCATATCCACCATGACCACTGATCTGACCTATGACCCCTAAGTACTGATACTGCACTCTGCCTTGGTCTGACCTATGACCCCTAagtactgatactacactctgccttggtctgacctatgacccctaagtactgacactacatttacatttacatttaagtaatttagcagacgctcttatccagagcgactatacTACACTCTGCCTTGGTATGACCTATGACCCCTAagtactgatactacactctgcCTTGGTCTGACCTTAAACAGCTGTCTGGGTAATGAAACAGCAAAGTGCAGCATCTATAAATCTAAATGTGTTGATCCAGATTTATTGTTGTTTTTCTGTTTGATAGAAACAGTTTGAGTTCTAACTACAttccaactgtatttaatggtgttatgtagttgtgttgtcatgttgtcatgttgtattgtagtaaccctcaactgtatttaatggtgttatgtagttgtgttgtcatgttatattgtagtaaccctcaactgtatttaatggtgttatgtagttgtgttgtcacGTTGTATTGTAATAAccctcaactgtatttaatggtgttatgtagttgtgttgtcatgttgtcatgttgtcatgttgtattgtagtaaccctcaactgtatttaatagtgttatgtagttgtgttgtcatgttgtattgtagtaaccctcaactgtatttaatggtgttGGGTTAGAGACAGACAAGACACGGAGACAGCAACAGAATAGGAAATGatggacaggacacagagacagcaacagaatgtGATATGACGGAGAGAGACatcagacaagacacagaggcaTCAACAAAAGAATAGGATacgatggagagagacaccagacaagacacagagacagcaacagaggaaTATGatttgatggagagagacaccagacaagacatagagacagcaacagaggaaTAGGATttgatggagagagacaacagacaagacacagagacagcaacagaataggatatgacagagagagacaccagacaagacactgAGACAGCAACAGACGACACAGAGAAAGTGATGgcgagagagaagaatagagttccagacagttGTAGAATGTATGCCAAGACGCATTGTAAGagctgtaaagagagagggagggagagagaacaggcagaACCTGATATGTAAATGAGCAGAGCAAAT
This is a stretch of genomic DNA from Oncorhynchus gorbuscha isolate QuinsamMale2020 ecotype Even-year unplaced genomic scaffold, OgorEven_v1.0 Un_scaffold_5161, whole genome shotgun sequence. It encodes these proteins:
- the LOC124028975 gene encoding NLR family CARD domain-containing protein 3, translating into MPKTLTEMYTHLVEFHTKQKNEKYHGKEETGLHWNKESILSLGKLAFQQLVKGNLIFYEEDLKEAGIDVNEASVYSGLCTQLFKEECGLYQDKVYCFVHLSIQEFLAAVYVILSFINNNENLMDKLQTKDEPEVAFYKSAVDKALQSETGNLDLFLRFLLGLSLESNQKHLRGLLTKTRSSSQSHEETVKYIKEKIAEDLSPERSINLFHCLNELNDHSLVEEIQRYLSSGSLSKPNLSPAQWSALVFVLLTSEKELDVFDLKKYSRSEEGLLRLLPVVKASRAVLLSGCGVTEEGCASLVSALESNPSHLRELDLRNNDLKDSGVKLLSAGLGNPHCKLETLRLSGCGVTEEGCASLVSALESNPSHLRELDLRYNHPGDSGVRLLSAGLEDPHCRLEKLNVEHGGENRMKPGLRKYVCDLTLDPNTVNRLLSLSEENRKVTWRREEQPYPDHPERFEDWKQVLCREGLTGRCYWEVEWTGIMRAGIGVTYKGISRGGGDDCCLGCNDKSWSLFCSDNRYSARHNDNPTTIDVHPSSSHRVGVYLDWPAGTLSFYRASSDTLTHLITFTSTFTEPLYQGFRLCYDSSVSLCQ